One genomic region from Cetobacterium sp. 8H encodes:
- a CDS encoding Bax inhibitor-1/YccA family protein, protein MYSTTEYQTKNGFLRKVFLQMFLGLLVTGGVAWSVVQSNPMITFVGNYMTFIIIAELILVLGLNLGINKINSGIAKLLFIGYSAMNGLVLSIVMLIYNPTSILYVLGVTSLIFVVMSIYGLKTTEDLSSYSKFFRGGLITLVIVSLLNIFLKISIVDWFISVCAVVLFTALIAYDINRITKTFQFDAMSEDEYNKFSTIGALMLYLDFVNLFLNLLRLFGGKRNN, encoded by the coding sequence ATGTATAGCACAACAGAATATCAAACTAAAAACGGTTTTCTAAGAAAAGTGTTTTTACAAATGTTTTTAGGACTTCTCGTAACAGGTGGAGTTGCATGGAGTGTTGTTCAAAGTAATCCGATGATAACCTTTGTAGGAAATTATATGACATTTATAATAATCGCAGAATTAATTTTAGTTCTAGGACTTAACTTAGGTATAAATAAAATAAATAGCGGGATTGCAAAACTTTTATTTATAGGATATTCAGCAATGAATGGGCTAGTTTTATCGATTGTAATGTTGATATATAATCCAACTTCAATTTTATATGTATTAGGAGTGACATCTTTAATTTTTGTAGTGATGTCTATATATGGTCTAAAAACGACAGAGGATTTATCATCTTATAGTAAATTTTTTAGAGGAGGATTAATAACATTAGTTATTGTCTCTCTCCTAAACATATTTTTGAAAATTTCGATAGTTGATTGGTTTATATCGGTATGTGCAGTTGTTTTATTTACAGCTTTAATTGCGTATGATATTAATAGAATTACAAAGACTTTTCAATTTGATGCGATGTCGGAAGATGAATATAATAAATTTTCAACAATAGGTGCATTAATGCTCTATCTAGATTTTGTAAACCTATTCCTAAATTTATTAAGATTATTTGGCGGAAAAAGAAATAATTAA